Part of the Henckelia pumila isolate YLH828 chromosome 2, ASM3356847v2, whole genome shotgun sequence genome is shown below.
TCAACACTCATATAAGCACAGACTAACACCATTTAATGATTCTCCAGATAGAACTACTTTTCATACTAATCAACACAAACTGAAAATTTCTATACAACAGCACATCTTGAGATGTAGTTTAAATGCTATCATTCTTGTGTGTGTACCCTACATTATCCCAGAATTACAGTACTTGAGATCAAATAAAACTTTAGTCTTTAGTTGAGAAGATGAAAAGATGTAATGTTAGAGATTTATATGGAAAAGTAtcataacttgtttaatataaataaagacaTGGGGGTAATAAAAACTAAGAACTGATCTTCGACAATTGGATGAAGATTACAGGATGCGGTCTCTGTAGAAATGCAATGCAGAAGCATAATGGATGAGAAAACTATCAGACACGCTCTTGTCAAAAGTCAACTCAAGTATTTTGATAATAGCACAGAGTAACAATACAGAAAAGAGAGAGAGATTCATGAATCCCATCAACAAAGAGCAGGGACAAGATTAGAAATTGGATAGATAAAGAGGCTAATGTGCACAATAGATTTTACCTTTTGATATTCGGGACAGGGAggtcataaataaatataaagaaaaataattaaaatagtaaTATAGAACACCTGTCCTTGTAACCTAGGATTTaccacaaattttcaaaaagggtATGGTAGAATACCTGAGTTTTTGACCCTTCTGGATCATTCACAGACTGCTCCAGCAGACGTTTTAGGGTACTGGAGCCAAATGCAATCTCCCCAGCAAGCATCTTAACTTGCTCCACTAGGAGATCAATTTGATCTGACATCATCTCCCTATCCTGCAAgcaacacaaaacataaaaagTTATCTAGATCCATCTCAACAAAGAGTGTTAAAGACCAGAAAACAAACGCACTTTAAAAACAACACATAGATGTCAGAACAAAAAGTAATCAGCTTCAACAGAAAACAAAAGATCGCTAAAACACAATCATGCAGATAAATAACAGCATCACCTTCAGTATGATAAAAGATCAGAGGATGATGTATAAAGAAGACTAATTAGTGCTTGACAGCTAATTTAAATGTAATGGTACACATTTATCCACACATAGATGCAAAAGAGATCAtatttgaagttttttggaCAATGCATGAAACGGAAAATTATGAAAATCAAATACTCTATCAGCTCTACAACTTTCGGGTGCAAATGAGAACGTGATCTACATTAAAGTCTAAACAacatttcaataaaaatataatttttttgcgGAGAAGAAGTTGCAACATACTATAGGCAGCTTTGACACGCAGGAAGAACCACTGATAAGTTCACCCGCAAGAGTCGTTTCGGATATTGTACTGCCAGCTTGGGATATATCATCATTCCACTTGCTGGATGATCTTCTATGTTTAAATTCATTAATGTCTGATAGTAAAGCTAAATCAGAAGATAAGAGATTCTTTTTATTCTCCCCATCAAGCATTAAAGATCCATCATGAATAACATCCAACTTCTGCTCGACAAAACAACAGTAAGATAGTGAACAAAAAATGGAAGTTGTTTTTTGTCTACTTAACGTAACAGATACAACGAATATAGTATTTAAGTGCCACAGAGAATAAATGGTGTACAAAGAATTTAACACAACCAATTCAGGAAAACCTAGAGATAATTAACAATAGTAGATAAATTAAAGCTCATTCTTTCAACATTATACGCAAAATCAGTAAGATAAGAATAAAGTCAATCCAAATCCATTACTTTGAAGCACATTCAAGGTAATGAAACAATGATCTGGATTTGAACTTTGCGAAGATAGGTCAAAGTGTAGATTGAAAATGGgagaataaatagataaatcaGAGTTAGCAACTCACATCATCCTCGGAAGTAGAACGACTCCTCTGGTGAGAAGGCGCGTCACTTGTATACCCTGGTATATTATTTTTTGAGGAAACAAGAATTAACTTTGTCAGCCTTTGAATTCTGCTCAATAGAGCAGCCTTCGcatcttcttcctcctccaatcTTGATTGCATTTTTACTTGCCCTTCTTCCAACTATATAATAAAAGATTTCTCATAAACAACTATATTAGCTCTCAGTACCATTATCTCGGATTCTCCAATTTCCCTGTCTTTATCAAGATACCATAAGACACATACATACCCGCTGTCTTAAGGTTAAAACTTCTTCATGGTTGATACCGGCAACACCTCCCCTCTTTAGTTGATCTAGTTCTTCTTTGAGAGAAGATATTTCTCGTTGATACTTCTTAATCAAAGATTTCTCGTCAATTATCTGAAACATTCAAATAAACACAACCATTTGAGTCTACTACTGAACAAGAATCAAACTCTGAActctaaattaaatatattgacACACCTTATTTTGTGCCGCATGGATTTCGACACGTTTTGCCCTGCTAGCAAATTTTAATGTATTGTGTGTTTCCTCCATATTACTTGACGCAGGAGTTACTGTACATATAAGCTGAAGAAACAGACAACCATATAAGTTGGGGAATACCATTCAGATATATGTATTTTCTAACAGTAATTCTCAATCATGGGATTGCGAACTACACCAATGGACAAAAAGAAACTACAGGGAAGTGGGAACAGAAAATGAATGTCAAATGACAAAAGACTAAGAAGTGTGCTGTAGAGGaaaccaatttttttaaaaagtgatAACCAGATCATCCTCGTATGCATGCAAACCACTATTTATAATACacatttttgttttttgaaaaattaacttTGCATCCAAAAGTTGGTTTTTTCATGCTCACCGAAACATGTCCATGGCCACTTAGTGAAGATTGTAGAAGGCGGGTAAGCTTTGAATCCCGGTAAGGAACATGTGATGACTTCCCTTCACTTAGTTTTCCAATGACCTTCGCATCACATACAATATCAGGAAAAGAATCAAGAAAAAGAATCACTTAGACTGatacaaaaatccaaaaaagaGATCTCATGCTCAGTCCAATGGTTAAAAGAGTGTCGGTCTGACTCAATATGTTTCAGGTGATTGTACAACCAAGGCTATAAACTTGAATCATGAAAAAGACTACGCATCAAATAAAGAAAAGGATGTGGGATGAATAACAACAAAATGTAAAGGAAGTGACCACACAGAAATCTACTACGCACTGTTCCAAGAGTTAGCAGACTTTTATTAATGTATGATCCCTCCTTTCTCCTTAGCCCAGTTGTTTCAGCTTTAGAGCTTTCAGAACCCGCCAAATCAATCAAGTTCTGAACACAGAAGCAGAAGACTGTGAAATTTATTATGATAAAGTGCTGgagtatataattattattgatAATTGTTTATAATTGCAAGTATTTCCCAATCGAAATTATTCAGGTAAGCGTACCAATTGTGAGAAAATTACTCCATCATATTCATCCCCGTGTACACTACTCTCAATCATCTGTAACCAAAAGAAATGATAGCCACTGAGGATTTCCCACATAAAACAGAATAAGAAAATAACGTGTAGAGGTAATAACAACAGAAAATGGAAGAAGGGCAACAATGCCCTAGGCAACAGAATAGGAGAGATAACATGTTAATGTTGGTAGATAAATAAAGAGGTAGACAGATGAAATAAAAGCTCAAAAAGTAAGTCACACACATGCAGAAACACATTCTGAAGAAAACAGCTCATTGAGGAAACACCACAACTTCGTAAATGATACAATAGACTAAAAACATAGTTCCTACTCCAGGTGTTGTTGATGCAATGTTAATGCCGACAACTCCCAACAGTTCAGCGAACTGTCCACCTTCATTATTTCAGTGGAAAGAGGACCAGGAAGACACCATATCGTTTACGTTCATAGACAAGAGCATGAGCACTTTACTACTCATATATGCAAATCTACATTTAGCTTTCAAAGCATTTTCCAACAAAACAACATGTTAATTCCAAATTCTTCTTCTCTCATTACATGAAGTATAATGCATGAATAAGTTCATCAGATTAATTTACAAGACGTTGGCATATATAGAGATAAATTTTCGAAGTGTACTCAATCTCTACTTAAATCAGAGGCCAAGCCTCACTGGTCATTCAATTTGGACATCTCGTGCTTTAAAGAGATATTTaaagtatattttaaataaagaaAGGAAAGTAGACAACAACTGATGCATATGCAGAATAACAATGTGGTTACGTTATTGATAACCCATATTTTGTAATTCGCATGCCAATTCCAgttttttataaaatgacttGAATAACCTTGGATGCTGCTGCTTAATTTTTAAGACaaatatttatatttcaaaTCTCACTCACTTTGCATAGACATACACAAATTGTTGTAATTAATGCATGCCCTTTCAATTACAAAGAGCTTTGGATCAAAGGGAGTTTTTGATTATcgaataatatattaaaaatagaaatatttcTGGCATTTGTTGTTTCTTTCTGCCTGTTATATCGAATTATATAATTGGTTTTGGTTGGAAAAAAAAGATCAAATATTGAAGTGTTGAAGAGGAAGGAAAGGTTGTCTGAACGGCTTCGTAACAGtgtttagttaattaattgtaagaaactaaattattattattagaaacAGTGTAAGAAACTCAAATACGAATTCAGTTGTCTGAAACTAAGCAGTTCAAGTGCACTGTTTAGTGAAGACTGTATGCTTTTTAGTATTAATATTTCACTCAGATACAAGTAATTTCCTCATTCAGCTTTTCTCGGTAGAAGTTGGTATGAAGTTTTGACTGTGTATTTAAGCCAtcttattttcatttttagtgtcctaaataaatcatatattagAATAAATTACTCGCCGTTTCATAGTTTTCCCATTTATCCCGTTGGTCATTGGATAAGAACTAAAGACAACTCACTTGGTAAAGTATTTTGGGAAATAACTAATAACCTGCATTAGTAACAAAAATGGCATTTACCATGAAAAAATTGAACTCTAAAATGCCACTTTAAGTAAGGGAGAGGCAGTAATTATCAGTAGTATGATGCATGGTTAATCCGAAAATGGCCACAAATCATGTCAGACGTGGTATGGTGGTGGATACAATTACATGAAGTATctaaaaaattgaattaaaaatatatttttgtattgTATCTGATACGGTTAAAGAAGGATCTTGACCATGTTAGATATGTTTGGGACTTCTTGCAGTTCTGAAGGAATGCAACATGGTCCATTTTGCAATTCCCAGGGATACAGTAGGGGCCATTTTGTGTCTCTTAAacacaaattttgaaaatataatttggAGTTATTGGTAAAGACAAATTGCACTTCTTACATTATATCATGTAACATAATTTGTGCTTATTAAATTGATGTTTATAAAGAATCTTCGAATTTTAATGTGTTGTaacacaatttttaaaattttaataattgatgtattcatgatttattgttttttatttgttatAAAACAGTCGTATCCATTTCTATAACATCCAAAATTTGAAGATTATCGTATCTTGTAGGGAGGTCAAGTTATTGGTGAGTAGAACATAAATAAAACTGCAGCATTGTTATTGGTGAGTGGAGCATAACTAACAATTCTCCAAGGAATACTGGCACTTTTTCACTGGGAGCAAGAGAAACAAAACCTAGTTTATTCACTTGAAAGGAGGTCAAGTGGGGCTCAACTAAATAATGTACCAAAAGTACATGCATACCAATGTAAAAATGGTATGACTCCGGCTGCTGAACAAGTTAAAATTGTTTGATCCAACATGTCGATGCTCTGCCATTAAATTAGAAAATTGAAGTTAAAGAAAGATGATTGACAACCTTAATGAATATATTAGCCTATGCATGCAAAAGTAAAAGTGGAAAAAACTCCAGCATTCTATCCCTTACCATTAACTCAGAAAATTAAACTAAAAGCACACTAATTAAATCTCTAAAGTAACCCTATACCTAGGGCCATATATCCAAAAACAGAAAAGAAAATGGATGACAATTACCTTCTCCAGCAGCAATAAATGAAAGTGCATGTCCAGGGGATAAAACAACTTCTTCTTTTATCCCTTCGACATAAGTTCCCTGAGCACATGAATCAAGGGAGAGTCAAATGAAAATAATGCGCAGAGCAACTTAGAGCAGACTAATAATGGCATTGACTATCAGATAAATATTAATCCAACGAGTATGAGCTTAAGTATTAGATAAACATTAATCCAACGAGTATGAGCTTAAAAACCTAACTGATCCAACAAATCTGCGAGAGCTAAAAATTAAGCAATGTTACTTAAACTCACGTGATAAATCGGCTTGATTTTTTTTACGGAAGATTTATAATTGAGTAATGCTACAAGTACAACGAAATTTTTACAACAATTTTTACAAGATacaaaattcaatacaaaaatttaatttatcaaatctcatgatacattgaatgcaaaatatcatgatataatatcaaaatatcacgatataataacaaaatatcacgatataattgttgtaaatatcgttgtaagATATATTGGTTGTACCTTTAGTATTATCCTTTATAATTAGATTCACCGGACATCATATTATGAATATGCAGTTAGTGTATAGAAAGGCAGCTGAGGTAAGGCAAATATGGAAATACCCAAAACATTCATCCATAATCATTCGAAAAGGAATATCCAAAACTAGTTGCAATTAGCAAATTACACAAAagatattaataattaataattaataacaacATAAAAGCAGAAGAAATTTGGTATATAAAAACCTGTGCATCTTCTCTAACACGTAAATTTTGGCCAGTTGGGTCCAACAAGTCATTGATCACCTGAAAACAGTGAGATGAGAAAAGCACGGTCCGACAGGCCTTCAGATATACAATAACACTTCTATACTAGAAGATACTAAGTCGTAGATGCTATTCAAAAATTTGTAAGGGGTATTTCACAAAGAAGGAAAGCTAAACTGCAACAATACTAATCAATAGGGTCAGGAAAAAGGTGCTCATAATGATCTTCATTGCatgaattcataaaataattccGAATGCTTGAGAGTTATGCATTGGAAAGGGTACTATTACACGTTACAATACTAACCTCATTGTAGATCTCTAGATATGATACACGAAGTAAAAATTCACGGCCTGGAGTCTGAAGGACAATGGATCAATCATCAATACATTATATAAATTGACGAACATAATATTATGCATACTGGTGCAATGGTGCATTAAGATGCAATGAATAGAATTGAAGTAGGAGACTAATAAAGATTCAACTGAACTTACATCTTGAATAATGCTGAAGACATCTTTTATGGCCAACGGTATGATTCCAGGAGAACTTTGATCTCCCTAGTAAGACAAGTGTTGCAGAACCATGAACTCAATGACAATCATTGAGGTATATGAAAGTTACAATTTCAATAGAGAGCGCCAAAGGAACCAGCAAATggggccaaaaaaaaaaaggatttcaATGTTTGCCAACAACTTAAAAATGTGAAAGTATATGAACATCTCATCTGCACGGCCACAATGAAGTTTTTTGCTTTTGGAGTTTGATGTCCCAAAGGCAATCATATTCACACTATATTTATCCATGAGTTCATCGTATTCACCAATGTTATCCTGTGTCCGTTATGTAACCACCAAACTTAAACTCCAGGCATACATAATCATATCCTAAGTGTCTATAAGTGGGATATGGTCGATACCATTTCGTATGAAAACAAAGGAACCACCATCAGCTATAGGAAAGGTATATTAAATAACAGCACGATGACAAAAGGGAAGTGAATTCTAATTCAAATTTCCTTCCAACTGCCGTTTCCATGAGTAGTTTGTGCCTTGTGGTTAAGTTGGTCCTGAAGTTATCCGAACTATGTGCTGCAACAGAATTTGAACAAGTATGCATCACCATGGTGGATATCACTTACATGCATAGTGTGTGTCTTTCCACTACTTGTAACACCATAAGCAAATACTGTTCCTGTAAGACAGCGAATCAGTGTTAGTTTGCAGAAACTTGTGACTAGTGTTGTCATCCACCTAAGCCATAAAGGTCAACAATGTGAAAGTCTAGGGTGCTTTTATTACATATAATCCATCGCTAACTGTCACCACCATGCAGCCTACGTTGTGGATTAGCATCACTTGACAACATGGTTATACATTTATTCAACATAGTCCGCAAGTACATCAGAAGCAGTTCATATCACAAATAAATGATGTAAAAGTAAAAATAGCCAGTTTAGCATACCATTTACACCTTCCATTGCAGCCTTAACAACAGGTCGAGCAGCTACGTCATACACTTCTGGAGTGCTTGCGTCAGATCTAAATACCCTATCTGTTATAGCAAATCAAACAAATAATATGTCAAATTCCCTAGTCAAGTAAATAAGACGCCAAAATCATAATTCTGGCAGCATGGTACGCCATTCATTAGTGTATATTTATTTCAACTCCCCATAAAGTATTCATAGTTATAGTGCCAAAATCTAAAATTAACCACACATAAGAAGATTGAATGCGAGTTAAGAGTACATATATTCTCGGTTAAAACAGAAACAAGTATGAAATAGGCAAGGAGGTCAAACCAAATCCATAGGCGTTCGTCGGATTATATTCATTCCGCACAATCTTGTCACCGCCTGCATACCACGCTATCTCATCACCTCGTTGGTATTCTCTATCACTGCCATCATAGAATGCAAGTAATATGAATTAATCCTGCCAATTTTTCCCACCAGCCGCAGCTTCCTCCATATTGCAAAATTCGAAATCTAATAAATCCAGTGAGATCTACAATTTTCCAAACTCACCTCAAAGGTCGAAATCGTATAGTAACTAGTATGCTATCCCCTGATCTCGATGTCGTCTCGAGTGGCTCCCCAATCAGCTGCTCGTCCATCAAAGGAAAACCAACAGGAGATCGATCACTATACCTTCGGGAACGATCTCCTCCGATTCCGCCAGGTGTCATTGATCTGGAACCATACGCGCCGCCTCCTGCTCCGTTACCCGAACCGCCATAAAACGAAGTCGCGGAGGAAGAGCAAGACCGCTGCATCAAGCGACCGTTCACAAATGAAGACGAAGAAGAAGTCGAAGAGTACGAGCTCGAAGGCTTCACAAGATGGAATGGTGATCTGCTCCTCCCCCTGGAAGATGAAGCCGCCATTGCTGGAATTCAGTGCTCAAATCAACAACGCCACTTTGAGAAAATTCGTTGCGTGTGTATCGGTGAAGCGTGTGCAGTGTCAGAAATCACATGGCGTGAACAACATTGCTCGATTTTCAATCGATTGCCTTTTTCAGCAGAATTATAGTGTGAAGAAGAAGCTTCTCAGTAGAGAAGCAATCATATATACATACGGTTGAGTTTGTATgtattcacacacacacgtataTATATGAGTGTGGAAAATGGCGGTAGAGAGAGAATGCTtcgtttcttcttctttgagACAAAAGAAGAGTAGCAGAATGAGTGTAGAAGACTGAGGAGCATGGACTGGTTAGATTTTTCTAATTTCTCTatttattctttctttctttctttctttcttctttttttttttttttttgaaattctttcgtatagaatataaaatatattttattaaaatttaaaagtggTAGCtgcttatttaattatattatattatattatattaattgaagAAAATA
Proteins encoded:
- the LOC140879652 gene encoding kinesin-like protein KIN-7D, mitochondrial isoform X1, which codes for MAASSSRGRSRSPFHLVKPSSSYSSTSSSSSFVNGRLMQRSCSSSATSFYGGSGNGAGGGAYGSRSMTPGGIGGDRSRRYSDRSPVGFPLMDEQLIGEPLETTSRSGDSILVTIRFRPLSDREYQRGDEIAWYAGGDKIVRNEYNPTNAYGFDRVFRSDASTPEVYDVAARPVVKAAMEGVNGTVFAYGVTSSGKTHTMHGDQSSPGIIPLAIKDVFSIIQDTPGREFLLRVSYLEIYNEVINDLLDPTGQNLRVREDAQGTYVEGIKEEVVLSPGHALSFIAAGEEHRHVGSNNFNLFSSRSHTIFTLMIESSVHGDEYDGVIFSQLNLIDLAGSESSKAETTGLRRKEGSYINKSLLTLGTVIGKLSEGKSSHVPYRDSKLTRLLQSSLSGHGHVSLICTVTPASSNMEETHNTLKFASRAKRVEIHAAQNKIIDEKSLIKKYQREISSLKEELDQLKRGGVAGINHEEVLTLRQRLEEGQVKMQSRLEEEEDAKAALLSRIQRLTKLILVSSKNNIPGYTSDAPSHQRSRSTSEDDKLDVIHDGSLMLDGENKKNLLSSDLALLSDINEFKHRRSSSKWNDDISQAGSTISETTLAGELISGSSCVSKLPIDREMMSDQIDLLVEQVKMLAGEIAFGSSTLKRLLEQSVNDPEGSKTQIQNLEHEIQEKQKQMRVLEQRIVESGEASVANASMVEMQQTVMKLMAQSSEKGFELEIKSADNRVLQEQLQNKCVENKELLEKFAHLEQQLASVSSDKVPSASEQCVSDEFPDELRKKMQSQEIENEKLKLEHVQILEENSGLRVQNLKLSEEASYAKELAAAAAVELKNLAGEVTRMSVHNAKLEKDLQAARELNSRGGNRKNIDVQRTGRRGRLSDRASDVSTTVSGDFESWNLDLDVLKLDLQARKQREAALEGALSEKEILEDEYRSKIEEAKKREASLENDLANMWVLVAQLKKEGNTMQELKITHPQNEGTDRISEPKAADVEWRDQFLEDKHNEEKDQIREPKAADVEWREQILEDRDASDVSMSASTATKDEPLVVRLKARMLEIKENQLRYTENGDGNSHVCKICFETPAAAMLLPCRHFCLCESCSLACSECPICRTKIVDRIFAFT
- the LOC140879652 gene encoding kinesin-like protein KIN-7D, mitochondrial isoform X3, which produces MAASSSRGRSRSPFHLVKPSSSYSSTSSSSSFVNGRLMQRSCSSSATSFYGGSGNGAGGGAYGSRSMTPGGIGGDRSRRYSDRSPVGFPLMDEQLIGEPLETTSRSGDSILVTIRFRPLSDREYQRGDEIAWYAGGDKIVRNEYNPTNAYGFDRVFRSDASTPEVYDVAARPVVKAAMEGVNGTVFAYGVTSSGKTHTMHGDQSSPGIIPLAIKDVFSIIQDTPGREFLLRVSYLEIYNEVINDLLDPTGQNLRVREDAQGTYVEGIKEEVVLSPGHALSFIAAGEEHRHVGSNNFNLFSSRSHTIFTLMIESSVHGDEYDGVIFSQLNLIDLAGSESSKAETTGLRRKEGSYINKSLLTLGTVIGKLSEGKSSHVPYRDSKLTRLLQSSLSGHGHVSLICTVTPASSNMEETHNTLKFASRAKRVEIHAAQNKIIDEKSLIKKYQREISSLKEELDQLKRGGVAGINHEEVLTLRQRLEEGQVKMQSRLEEEEDAKAALLSRIQRLTKLILVSSKNNIPGYTSDAPSHQRSRSTSEDDDREMMSDQIDLLVEQVKMLAGEIAFGSSTLKRLLEQSVNDPEGSKTQIQNLEHEIQEKQKQMRVLEQRIVESGEASVANASMVEMQQTVMKLMAQSSEKGFELEIKSADNRVLQEQLQNKCVENKELLEKFAHLEQQLASVSSDKVPSASEQCVSDEFPDELRKKMQSQEIENEKLKLEHVQILEENSGLRVQNLKLSEEASYAKELAAAAAVELKNLAGEVTRMSVHNAKLEKDLQAARELNSRGGNRKNIDVQRTGRRGRLSDRASDVSTTVSGDFESWNLDLDVLKLDLQARKQREAALEGALSEKEILEDEYRSKIEEAKKREASLENDLANMWVLVAQLKKEGNTMQELKITHPQNEGTDRISEPKAADVEWRDQFLEDKHNEEKDQIREPKAADVEWREQILEDRDASDVSMSASTATKDEPLVVRLKARMLEIKENQLRYTENGDGNSHVCKICFETPAAAMLLPCRHFCLCESCSLACSECPICRTKIVDRIFAFT
- the LOC140879652 gene encoding kinesin-like protein KIN-7D, mitochondrial isoform X2 — translated: MAASSSRGRSRSPFHLVKPSSSYSSTSSSSSFVNGRLMQRSCSSSATSFYGGSGNGAGGGAYGSRSMTPGGIGGDRSRRYSDRSPVGFPLMDEQLIGEPLETTSRSGDSILVTIRFRPLSDREYQRGDEIAWYAGGDKIVRNEYNPTNAYGFDRVFRSDASTPEVYDVAARPVVKAAMEGVNGTVFAYGVTSSGKTHTMHGDQSSPGIIPLAIKDVFSIIQDTPGREFLLRVSYLEIYNEVINDLLDPTGQNLRVREDAQGTYVEGIKEEVVLSPGHALSFIAAGEEHRHVGSNNFNLFSSRSHTIFTLMIESSVHGDEYDGVIFSQLNLIDLAGSESSKAETTGLRRKEGSYINKSLLTLGTVIGKLSEGKSSHVPYRDSKLTRLLQSSLSGHGHVSLICTVTPASSNMEETHNTLKFASRAKRVEIHAAQNKIIDEKSLIKKYQREISSLKEELDQLKRGGVAGINHEEVLTLRQRLEEGQVKMQSRLEEEEDAKAALLSRIQRLTKLILVSSKNNIPGYTSDAPSHQRSRSTSEDDKLDVIHDGSLMLDGENKKNLLSSDLALLSDINEFKHRRSSSKWNDDISQAGSTISETTLAGELISGSSCVSKLPIDREMMSDQIDLLVEQVKMLAGEIAFGSSTLKRLLEQSVNDPEGSKTQIQNLEHEIQEKQKQMRVLEQRIVESGEASVANASMVEMQQTVMKLMAQSSEKGFELEIKSADNRVLQEQLQNKCVENKELLEKFAHLEQQLASVSSDKVPSASEQCVSDEFPDELRKKMQSQEIENEKLKLEHVQILEENSGLRVQNLKLSEEASYAKELAAAAAVELKNLAGEVTRMSVHNAKLEKDLQAARELNSRGGNRKNIDVQRTGRRGRLSDRASDVSTTVSGDFESWNLDLDVLKLDLQARKQREAALEGALSEKEILEDEYRSKIEEAKKREASLENDLANMWVLVAQLKKEGNTMQELKITHPQNEGTDRISEPKAADVEWRDQFLEDKHNEEKDQIREPKAADVEWREQILEDRDASDVSMSASTATKDEPLVARMLEIKENQLRYTENGDGNSHVCKICFETPAAAMLLPCRHFCLCESCSLACSECPICRTKIVDRIFAFT